CGCCGCCCGGGTCCCCCTGTTCCCGCCGGCCGGCGGGCCTTGTTGCTAGCCCCGCGCCAGAAGGTTATCGAAAGCCATTTACCGGGAGTGTTCATCCCCCTGGGACAGGCCCTGCGGGATCTTGGATTCGCGGTCGAGCACTCGGATACCCTGGCGCGCTGCGCGATGCGTTTCCGGAAAGGGGATGTCCCCGCCGTGCTCGGGCTGGACGTCCGGCTGGGCAGGCGGGCGACGGCTGGGGCCTTGGACCTGTGCCGACGCGCGGGCCGGGCCCCCGTCATGATCTTCCTGTATAATTCCGATGATCCGGAAGCCATCCGTCCGCCGGCGGATCTGCCGCAAGTGCATTACCTCAACGGGCGCTTTTCTAGCCGGCACGTGATGGAATTGCTGGCGCCCCTCTATCATGCCCGGCCCGCCGCGGAAGGCGACGAAGCCGTGCCGGCCGTACCCTGTTCCTTGGAAGGCCGCATCGAGACGGCAGGCTTGTCGGACATCTTGCAGTTCCTGGAAGTGGGTCGCCGCAGCGGCATGCTCAGCATCGAGGACGGCCCGCCCGCCGGCGTTCTCAACTTCGCCAACGGCATCATTACTTTCGCGCAAACGCGCACCGCCGAGGGCGCCGATGCGGTCCTGGAAATCCTTTCCCTGGTCCAAGGCGGGTTCAGATTCTACCTGGATAAGCGGATCGATCAGTGCAATTGCCGGCTATCCGCGTTCGAAGTCGCCTTGCGTTGGGCCCATCGCCATGACGAGACCGTGAAGATGGCCC
This region of Fibrobacterota bacterium genomic DNA includes:
- a CDS encoding DUF4388 domain-containing protein, which translates into the protein MATGAGIMLAAIFAATAPLAAETASEKAALRLEAADSLTINYFAKVFLLPSEDAPLMGLAEDGLRLAVFRRKEGWAQVGFRRATGWIRTAPPPQGNIPVTVGFPIADGKGSPNSAMGGSETALASALARASVVRLPRRLGIALALGLAGSACALMAAMLASRRGRRKTRRPGPPVPAGRRALLLAPRQKVIESHLPGVFIPLGQALRDLGFAVEHSDTLARCAMRFRKGDVPAVLGLDVRLGRRATAGALDLCRRAGRAPVMIFLYNSDDPEAIRPPADLPQVHYLNGRFSSRHVMELLAPLYHARPAAEGDEAVPAVPCSLEGRIETAGLSDILQFLEVGRRSGMLSIEDGPPAGVLNFANGIITFAQTRTAEGADAVLEILSLVQGGFRFYLDKRIDQCNCRLSAFEVALRWAHRHDETVKMAQGREYAWAHGPVSA